Below is a window of Cytophaga hutchinsonii ATCC 33406 DNA.
GAATGTTATCATACATGCTGAATGGCGGATAAATTAAAAATCGAATAGGATAGTTGATTTAGCAAATACTCTTAAGAAAATAAAAATATGTTTTTGCGGATAGCAAATAAAATATTGAAACGTTTGGCTGGAGTACAGGTTATTCCTGTAAATAAAAAGCGTTTATCTGTTTTAGATAATAAGCATCTGCATATTGCCTCCAATTCAATCTTGCTGGAAGGTACGTCATTGGATTTCAGACAGGAAATTTCTTCTTCCGATACGTATGTTTCTATTGGCGGGTATTGCCTGATCAAAGCTATCTTCACATTTGAAACAACTACAGGATTAATAACCATAGGTAATAATGTTCATATTGGAAATGCACATTTTATATGCCGGTCCGCCATTACGATTCATGATGATGTAACAATGGCGTGGGGTATTACCTTATACGATCATAATTCACATAGCATTCATTGGGAAGAACGGAAGGATGATAATAAAACCTGTTACGAAGATTTTGTTCAGCATCATGGAAATAATATCGTTAATAAAAACTGGATAAACGTTCTTTCCAGGCCCATAGTAATTGAAT
It encodes the following:
- a CDS encoding acyltransferase, encoding MFLRIANKILKRLAGVQVIPVNKKRLSVLDNKHLHIASNSILLEGTSLDFRQEISSSDTYVSIGGYCLIKAIFTFETTTGLITIGNNVHIGNAHFICRSAITIHDDVTMAWGITLYDHNSHSIHWEERKDDNKTCYEDFVQHHGNNIVNKNWINVLSRPIVIESKAWIGFNVTILKGVTIGEGAVIGACSVVTKDVPAWTVVAGNPAAVVKHLQKPE